One segment of Saprospiraceae bacterium DNA contains the following:
- a CDS encoding histone deacetylase: protein MLKIAWSPIYKYELPEGHRFPMLKYELLPEQLLYEGTVTNNNFFHPDPLSEPVALRTHTKEYWDKLTTVSFSDREIRAIGFPINEKFVERGRHISNGTVRCAQYALQHGCALNVAGGTHHAFADRGEGFCCFNDQAVAANYLLDHGLARQILIVDLDVHQGNGTAHIFRNEPRVFTFSMHGERNYPLRKETSDLDIGLPDGMEDGPYLKTLREALPRLADRVQPDFIFYQSGVDVLASDKLGRLHLSREGCRERDRIVLSFCKTNHIPVAVSMGGGYSPRIADIVEAHANTFRTAQEIFF, encoded by the coding sequence GTGCTCAAAATCGCTTGGTCGCCGATATACAAATACGAACTGCCTGAGGGACATCGGTTCCCCATGCTCAAATACGAGCTATTGCCCGAGCAACTACTCTACGAGGGCACCGTGACCAACAACAACTTTTTCCATCCCGACCCGCTCTCAGAACCCGTCGCGCTGCGAACCCACACCAAAGAATACTGGGACAAACTCACCACCGTCAGCTTTTCAGACCGTGAAATCCGGGCCATCGGGTTTCCCATCAATGAAAAATTCGTGGAGCGCGGGCGGCACATCTCCAACGGCACTGTGCGGTGCGCCCAATATGCCCTCCAACACGGCTGCGCACTCAATGTGGCAGGCGGCACCCATCACGCATTCGCCGACCGCGGCGAGGGGTTCTGTTGTTTCAATGACCAAGCCGTGGCAGCCAATTACTTGCTCGACCACGGGCTGGCCCGACAAATACTCATAGTGGACTTGGACGTGCATCAGGGCAACGGAACGGCACATATCTTCCGCAACGAGCCGCGCGTGTTCACCTTCTCAATGCACGGAGAGCGCAACTATCCCCTGCGCAAGGAAACCTCCGACCTCGACATAGGGCTGCCCGATGGCATGGAAGATGGGCCTTACCTAAAAACGCTGCGCGAGGCCTTGCCACGCCTCGCCGACAGGGTGCAACCAGACTTCATTTTTTATCAAAGTGGCGTGGATGTGCTGGCTTCCGACAAATTGGGCCGCCTCCACCTAAGCCGCGAAGGTTGCCGCGAGCGCGACCGCATCGTCCTGTCTTTTTGCAAAACAAACCACATCCCCGTTGCCGTGAGCATGGGCGGCGGTTATTCCCCCCGCATCGCCGACATCGTGGAAGCCCATGCCAACACTTTCCGCACGGCCCAAGAGATTTTCTTTTAA